The following are encoded together in the Myxococcales bacterium genome:
- the treY gene encoding malto-oligosyltrehalose synthase, with protein sequence MRKIPKSTYRLQLQPEFTLDQAGELADYFEALGVSHAYLSPHLQAASGSTHGYDVVDHSRVNAELGGEAAHERMHAALSARGIGVVVDLVPNHMSIGTDANRWWWDILENGRASLYASYFDVDWHALEQKHENRVLLPILGKHYGTELEAGNIRLERRGGNFVVVVYDRTLPMAPLSLPEVLEAAAIACGSDELRFCAEAVARLPAPTTTDPAEVRARERDRRVLGQLLARLFREQPEVGAAVDRELSAIVSDFERLDALLERQNYRLSHWRAARHDLAYRRFFDVSELAALRVEDETVFAETHGLVLDWVRRGIADGLRVDHPDGLRDPEAYLRRLRESAPDAWLVIEKILEPGERLPETFPVDGTTGYDFMRFLTGLQLDPEGSRALAVVFERFSGEARGDFSEFVRENKRKALRELLGADLDRLAVVGRALCEQHRESRDFTTEEIRQALKEIAACMPVYRTYLRAGHPPRPADSELLHAALSRVRRERPEIDPELLDVLTPVLNGTRTGPRETDLALRFQQLTGPAMAKGAEDTAFFAWGHLLCTLEVGHDPGEPCVSLEQFHAECARRATELPHSMLSNSTHDTKRSADVRARLCLLSECATYWGDTLDAVWEKAERYVEEPLDRATLHYFFESWVGAAPVTAERLENHMLKAVREAKTHTAWTHPNLRYEQALAAFCRACFTDESVRREIEQLVGFLRPAWCSSALAQHLLLLTAPGVPDLYQGNELWDLSLTDPDNRRPVDFQLRRRLLQEVGSMSAETALARSNEGLPKFLVTARALALRKRAPEHFVGAAYEPVLASGPRADRVVAFMRSDRVLTLAPRLCLGVAERGWQDTTLSVPRGSWRDVLSGQSWHAGEHRVAELLGRFPVALLEREGA encoded by the coding sequence ATGCGCAAGATCCCCAAGTCCACCTATCGGCTCCAGCTTCAGCCAGAATTCACGCTCGATCAGGCCGGCGAGCTGGCGGACTACTTCGAGGCGCTCGGCGTGAGCCACGCCTATCTGTCCCCGCACCTGCAGGCCGCAAGCGGTAGCACTCATGGCTACGACGTGGTGGATCACTCCCGAGTCAACGCGGAGCTGGGCGGCGAGGCAGCGCACGAGCGCATGCACGCCGCTCTCAGCGCCCGCGGCATCGGCGTCGTCGTCGATCTGGTGCCGAACCACATGTCCATCGGCACGGACGCCAACCGCTGGTGGTGGGACATCCTGGAAAACGGCCGCGCGAGCCTGTACGCATCGTACTTCGACGTCGACTGGCATGCGCTGGAGCAGAAACACGAGAACCGCGTGCTGCTGCCGATCCTCGGTAAACATTACGGCACCGAGCTCGAGGCGGGAAACATTCGCCTGGAGCGACGCGGCGGCAACTTCGTGGTCGTTGTCTACGATCGCACGTTGCCCATGGCGCCACTGTCCCTGCCGGAGGTGCTCGAAGCTGCAGCCATCGCTTGCGGGTCGGATGAGCTGCGGTTCTGCGCGGAAGCAGTGGCGCGCTTGCCCGCCCCGACAACGACCGACCCGGCCGAGGTGCGCGCGCGAGAGCGTGACCGGCGTGTGCTCGGTCAGCTCCTTGCGCGTTTGTTCCGTGAGCAACCCGAGGTCGGCGCAGCGGTGGACCGCGAGCTCTCGGCGATCGTGTCCGACTTCGAGCGCCTCGACGCGCTGCTCGAGCGGCAGAACTACCGACTCTCACACTGGCGCGCGGCGCGGCACGATCTGGCATACCGGCGTTTCTTCGACGTGAGCGAGCTCGCCGCGCTGCGCGTGGAAGACGAAACGGTGTTCGCCGAGACGCACGGCCTGGTCCTGGATTGGGTACGGCGGGGCATCGCCGACGGCCTGCGGGTGGATCACCCGGATGGTCTCCGAGATCCGGAAGCCTATCTGCGACGGCTGCGTGAGAGTGCGCCGGACGCCTGGCTCGTGATCGAGAAGATCCTCGAGCCGGGCGAGCGGCTGCCGGAGACGTTCCCCGTCGACGGGACGACCGGCTACGATTTCATGCGCTTCTTGACGGGCCTTCAGCTCGATCCCGAGGGCTCCCGAGCGCTGGCGGTGGTGTTCGAGCGGTTCAGCGGCGAGGCCCGGGGAGACTTCAGCGAGTTCGTGCGCGAGAACAAACGCAAGGCCCTGCGGGAGCTGCTCGGCGCCGATCTCGACCGGTTGGCGGTGGTCGGCCGGGCGCTGTGCGAGCAGCACCGTGAGTCACGAGACTTCACGACGGAGGAGATCCGACAGGCGCTGAAAGAGATCGCGGCCTGCATGCCCGTCTACCGGACGTACCTGCGCGCGGGACATCCCCCTCGACCCGCCGATTCCGAGCTGCTCCACGCCGCGCTGTCGCGTGTGCGCCGAGAGCGGCCCGAGATCGACCCCGAGCTCCTGGACGTGCTGACTCCCGTCCTGAACGGGACCCGCACCGGCCCGCGGGAGACCGATCTCGCGCTGCGCTTTCAACAGCTGACCGGGCCCGCCATGGCCAAGGGCGCGGAGGACACGGCGTTCTTCGCCTGGGGGCATCTGTTGTGCACTCTGGAGGTCGGACACGACCCGGGCGAACCCTGCGTCAGCCTGGAACAGTTCCACGCCGAGTGCGCTCGGCGCGCGACCGAGCTGCCCCACTCCATGTTGTCCAATTCGACGCATGACACCAAACGCAGCGCCGACGTGCGCGCGCGACTCTGCCTGCTGTCGGAGTGCGCGACGTACTGGGGTGACACGCTGGACGCGGTCTGGGAGAAGGCAGAACGCTACGTCGAAGAACCGCTCGATCGTGCGACCCTCCACTACTTCTTCGAGAGCTGGGTCGGAGCTGCACCCGTGACGGCAGAGCGCTTGGAGAACCACATGCTCAAGGCCGTGCGTGAGGCAAAGACCCACACGGCATGGACACACCCCAACCTTCGCTACGAGCAGGCTCTCGCGGCCTTCTGCCGAGCGTGTTTCACCGACGAGTCGGTCCGGCGCGAGATCGAGCAGCTGGTGGGCTTCTTGAGGCCCGCGTGGTGCTCGAGCGCGCTCGCGCAGCACCTCTTGCTGTTGACCGCGCCAGGTGTGCCGGACCTGTATCAGGGCAACGAGCTGTGGGACCTCAGCCTCACGGATCCGGACAATCGTCGGCCGGTGGATTTCCAGCTCCGACGGCGCCTGCTCCAAGAGGTCGGCTCGATGTCGGCCGAGACGGCCCTCGCGCGTAGCAACGAGGGGCTGCCGAAGTTTCTGGTCACGGCTCGGGCCTTGGCGCTCCGCAAGCGGGCGCCCGAACACTTCGTGGGCGCGGCCTACGAACCCGTGCTGGCATCCGGCCCGCGCGCGGACCGAGTCGTGGCCTTCATGCGCTCCGATCGCGTGCTCACGCTGGCGCCTCGCCTGTGTCTGGGTGTCGCCGAGCGGGGCTGGCAGGACACCACTCTCAGTGTTCCGCGGGGGAGCTGGCGCGATGTGCTCAGCGGTCAGAGCTGGCATGCGGGCGAACACCGCGTCGCAGAGCTGCTCGGGCGATTCCCGGTCGCGCTGCTCGAACGAGAGGGTGCATGA
- the glgX gene encoding glycogen debranching protein GlgX, with translation MKAAEVWPGEPYPLGALFDGSGTNFALFSQIAERVELCLFDGRNTETRFDLVEATGDVWHGYLPSVRPGQRYGYRVHGPYAPERGLRCNPHKLLLDPYARALDGELTWGESLFSYRFAEPDGAMNTDDSAAHVPKSVVVNPYFDWRGATRPRTPWHRTIIYEAHVKGMTKLHPRIPDSLRGTYLGLAHPAMIEHFLALGVTAVELLPVHHFIHDHALAERGLVNYWGYNTIGYFAPHADYASRPGEQVAEFKEMVRLLHAAGLEVILDVVYNHTAEGNQLGPTLCFRGLDNAAYYRISPENARYYVDYTGCGNSLNMRDPHVLQLIMDSLRYWAGELHVDGFRFDLASALARELHAVDRLSAFFDLIQQDPLLRGVKLIAEPWDVGEGGYQVGNFPAQWSEWNGRYRDTLRDFWRGGDALLGEFAYRYTGSSDLYDWTSRRPNASINFITAHDGFTLRDLVSYNEKHNEANGEHNRDGESHNRSWNCGAEGATDDPTVLELRALQQKNLFGTLLLSQGVPMIAAGDELGRTQHGNNNAYCQDSPVSWLDWENADQGMLEFARMIVALRTKHPVFRRRRFFAGHDVRGDGLSDIGWFRPDGKPMTDRDWQVAFAKSLAVFLNGDGLGPGSRGEKVLDDHFYVMFNAHHEPLAFRLPDRVGGPWSDLVDTARPDGRGAGRRELQNGARIRVSPRSLRLLTRPGTPPDETP, from the coding sequence TTGAAGGCGGCAGAGGTGTGGCCCGGTGAGCCCTACCCGCTCGGCGCGTTGTTCGACGGCTCGGGCACGAACTTCGCGCTCTTCAGCCAGATCGCTGAACGCGTCGAGCTGTGCCTGTTCGACGGGCGGAACACCGAGACTCGGTTCGACCTCGTCGAGGCAACCGGCGACGTCTGGCACGGCTACCTGCCCTCCGTGCGGCCCGGACAGCGTTACGGCTACCGAGTTCACGGCCCCTACGCTCCCGAGCGCGGACTGCGCTGCAATCCGCACAAACTGCTGCTCGACCCCTACGCGCGCGCGCTGGACGGTGAGCTCACCTGGGGCGAGAGCTTGTTCTCGTATCGGTTCGCAGAACCCGACGGCGCGATGAACACGGACGACAGCGCCGCTCACGTACCGAAGTCCGTGGTCGTCAATCCGTACTTCGATTGGCGGGGAGCCACACGACCGCGCACCCCCTGGCACCGCACGATCATCTACGAGGCCCACGTCAAGGGCATGACCAAGCTCCACCCTCGCATTCCAGACTCGCTGCGCGGCACCTACCTGGGGCTGGCACACCCGGCAATGATCGAGCATTTCCTCGCCCTGGGTGTGACCGCCGTCGAGCTCTTGCCCGTTCACCACTTCATTCACGACCACGCACTGGCGGAGCGCGGGCTCGTCAACTACTGGGGTTACAACACCATCGGCTACTTCGCGCCGCACGCCGACTACGCCAGTCGCCCCGGTGAGCAGGTTGCAGAGTTCAAGGAGATGGTGCGCCTGCTGCACGCCGCCGGTCTCGAGGTGATCCTCGACGTCGTCTACAACCACACCGCCGAGGGCAATCAGCTTGGCCCAACGCTGTGTTTCCGGGGGCTCGACAATGCGGCCTACTACCGAATATCCCCGGAAAACGCGCGCTACTACGTCGACTACACGGGTTGCGGCAACAGCCTCAACATGCGCGATCCGCACGTGTTGCAGCTGATCATGGACTCACTTCGGTACTGGGCCGGCGAGCTGCACGTGGACGGTTTCCGCTTCGACCTGGCCAGCGCTCTGGCGCGGGAACTGCACGCGGTAGACCGGCTGTCGGCCTTCTTCGACTTGATCCAGCAGGACCCGCTGCTGCGCGGCGTGAAGCTGATCGCGGAGCCCTGGGACGTGGGTGAGGGCGGCTATCAAGTTGGGAATTTCCCGGCGCAGTGGTCCGAGTGGAATGGTCGCTATCGCGACACCCTGCGCGACTTCTGGCGGGGCGGTGACGCCCTGCTGGGCGAGTTTGCCTACCGCTACACCGGCAGCTCCGACCTCTACGATTGGACCTCGCGGCGCCCGAACGCGAGCATCAACTTCATCACGGCCCACGATGGTTTCACGCTGCGCGACCTCGTCTCTTACAACGAGAAACACAACGAGGCGAACGGCGAGCACAACCGCGACGGGGAGAGCCACAACCGCTCCTGGAACTGCGGCGCCGAAGGGGCGACGGACGACCCGACCGTGCTCGAGCTGCGCGCGCTCCAGCAAAAGAACCTGTTTGGCACACTACTACTCTCGCAGGGTGTGCCGATGATCGCGGCGGGCGACGAGCTCGGTCGAACTCAACACGGCAACAACAACGCCTACTGCCAGGACTCGCCCGTCTCGTGGCTCGACTGGGAGAACGCGGACCAGGGCATGCTGGAGTTCGCCCGCATGATCGTCGCGCTCAGGACGAAACACCCAGTCTTTCGCCGGCGCCGCTTCTTCGCCGGGCACGACGTGCGAGGAGACGGCCTCTCGGACATCGGCTGGTTCCGACCCGACGGGAAACCGATGACCGACCGGGACTGGCAGGTTGCGTTCGCCAAATCGCTCGCCGTATTTCTCAACGGTGATGGCCTCGGTCCCGGCTCGCGTGGGGAGAAGGTCTTGGACGATCACTTCTACGTGATGTTCAACGCCCACCACGAGCCGCTGGCGTTTCGCCTTCCCGATCGGGTCGGCGGCCCGTGGAGCGACCTCGTGGACACGGCCCGGCCGGACGGGCGCGGAGCCGGACGACGCGAGCTGCAAAATGGCGCCCGGATCCGCGTCAGCCCACGCTCCCTCAGACTGCTGACGCGCCCAGGCACGCCGCCGGACGAGACCCCCTGA
- a CDS encoding FHA domain-containing protein has translation MPSADPFAPPVETRLVWNTGSREESFRLVGSHRIGRHPANDIQLLDSVASKVHCRIERRGDAHYLRDLRSLNGTYLNGQRVRGECRLHHRDVIAVGSTTLRFEQASSPLSPDASVAADHRFVCAVGGLLDATNVAAAFTGALRVAIDLARADWGALILVEPAGMQGLAPITLLPGSCAAPEKPEFDVALIGQALTSGAIAQRVESEGNAYRNWRPRTRVAIPLVVANIAFGVLWLERQGSEPVRAWSEIGSIGKLAALVAAALEARLRGLAAPRPD, from the coding sequence ATGCCGTCCGCCGACCCCTTCGCGCCGCCCGTCGAAACGCGTCTGGTCTGGAACACAGGCTCCCGAGAAGAGAGCTTCCGGCTTGTCGGCTCCCACCGCATCGGGCGCCACCCAGCCAACGACATCCAGCTCCTCGATAGCGTCGCCTCGAAGGTTCATTGCCGGATCGAGCGGCGCGGAGACGCTCACTATCTGCGCGACCTCAGGTCGCTCAATGGGACGTACCTCAACGGGCAGCGGGTCCGCGGTGAGTGTCGCCTGCACCACCGCGACGTCATCGCCGTCGGCTCGACGACGCTGCGCTTCGAACAGGCGAGCTCGCCGCTCAGTCCAGACGCCAGCGTCGCTGCTGACCACCGGTTCGTGTGCGCGGTCGGCGGGCTGCTCGACGCGACGAACGTTGCAGCAGCCTTCACCGGTGCGCTCAGGGTCGCCATCGATCTTGCGCGGGCTGACTGGGGCGCTCTGATCTTGGTCGAGCCGGCCGGCATGCAGGGCCTCGCGCCGATCACGTTGCTGCCCGGGAGCTGTGCCGCACCCGAGAAACCCGAGTTCGACGTCGCTCTCATCGGGCAGGCGCTGACGAGCGGAGCGATTGCCCAGCGTGTGGAGTCGGAGGGGAACGCTTACCGGAACTGGCGGCCTCGAACACGAGTCGCCATCCCGCTGGTCGTCGCGAACATCGCGTTTGGGGTGTTGTGGCTCGAACGGCAGGGCAGCGAGCCGGTCCGCGCCTGGTCCGAAATCGGGTCGATCGGCAAGCTTGCCGCGCTGGTTGCAGCGGCGCTCGAGGCGAGGCTTCGCGGTCTTGCCGCTCCCCGCCCGGATTGA
- a CDS encoding VWA domain-containing protein encodes MTRWLSAVVLMGGLASLAFGCGGDDGGEVVGGGAATSTGGKGGTSGAGGSGGSSAGCTDDVDCGAGKFCSVSNTCAPTGTCVADGDCESGNFCSSTKACIPTGTCAAAGDCGAGLTCDAATQKCVPGGGCGAEEFAIEAVAPNMFISLDRSCSMTGAGGGGKTKWVIAVDALNQMMTTFNGKIRWGIGLFPDITGDKCTQDAPAFAVADGNESKIQALLTAALQKADKYFPDGPCVTNIDTAMQQASQEPAFQDTTRKSYALLITDGAQAGCSAAGGDAGTEKIITQMNAAGVSTFVLGFGTGIDAAQMNKFAIAGGVPNNDPTAPTVKYYKADDTQSLQAALGKIAGSIIGCTFTLSTTPKDPSKIFVFFDNVKVPQDKTHQAGWDYDAATNQLTFYGVDCDKLKSQSVTDVDVVFGCDQPTPG; translated from the coding sequence ATGACGCGATGGCTCAGCGCGGTGGTCTTGATGGGGGGACTCGCGTCCCTCGCTTTCGGCTGCGGGGGCGATGACGGGGGCGAGGTCGTCGGTGGTGGCGCGGCAACGTCGACCGGGGGCAAGGGCGGAACCAGTGGCGCGGGCGGAAGTGGCGGCTCGAGCGCCGGCTGCACCGACGATGTGGACTGCGGAGCAGGCAAGTTCTGTTCGGTATCGAACACCTGCGCGCCGACCGGAACGTGTGTCGCCGACGGCGACTGCGAGTCCGGGAACTTCTGTAGCTCCACCAAGGCGTGCATCCCGACCGGAACGTGTGCTGCAGCGGGGGACTGCGGAGCGGGGCTCACCTGCGACGCGGCGACCCAGAAGTGTGTGCCCGGCGGTGGGTGCGGCGCCGAGGAGTTCGCCATCGAAGCCGTGGCGCCCAACATGTTCATCTCGCTCGACCGAAGCTGTTCGATGACCGGTGCTGGCGGCGGCGGGAAGACCAAGTGGGTGATCGCCGTCGATGCCCTCAACCAGATGATGACGACCTTCAATGGCAAGATCCGCTGGGGCATCGGGCTCTTCCCCGACATCACCGGCGACAAGTGCACACAGGACGCGCCGGCGTTCGCGGTGGCGGACGGCAACGAGTCGAAGATCCAGGCGCTCTTGACCGCGGCGCTGCAGAAGGCCGACAAGTATTTTCCCGACGGCCCGTGTGTGACGAACATCGACACGGCGATGCAGCAGGCGAGCCAGGAGCCGGCGTTTCAGGACACCACGCGCAAGAGTTACGCGCTGCTGATCACGGACGGAGCCCAAGCGGGCTGCTCGGCGGCGGGGGGTGATGCGGGTACCGAGAAGATCATCACCCAGATGAACGCCGCGGGAGTCTCCACCTTCGTGCTGGGTTTCGGGACCGGCATCGACGCCGCACAGATGAACAAGTTTGCGATTGCCGGTGGCGTCCCCAACAACGATCCGACGGCGCCAACCGTCAAATACTACAAGGCGGACGACACCCAGAGCCTGCAAGCGGCGCTGGGGAAGATCGCCGGCAGCATCATCGGCTGCACCTTCACGCTCAGCACCACACCCAAGGATCCGAGCAAGATCTTCGTGTTCTTCGACAACGTCAAGGTGCCACAGGACAAGACCCACCAGGCTGGATGGGACTACGACGCGGCCACCAACCAGCTCACGTTCTACGGGGTCGATTGCGACAAACTGAAGTCGCAGTCCGTCACCGACGTCGACGTGGTGTTTGGCTGTGATCAGCCGACTCCGGGTTGA
- a CDS encoding SUMF1/EgtB/PvdO family nonheme iron enzyme has protein sequence MKRGACWTVVVCAAALAPWACSGDDGDSGSAGGGAAGHDAGGSEVSDQQAEEAAPPGDATDSSAVSDAPTEAEAEAASACPADMQLVEDYCVDRFEAPNVVGALPLVMYTFTESEAWCQARGKRLCFDDEWTRSCAGPSGAKYPYGDAHQPGTCNDEESWKLYDQSKLNGWPWSVSKPNIETLTQLLDAARAISPSAKIAADHVETLYQAEPSGSNGACAGPDAVFDLCGNVEEWTRRRDGGSGPELSGSLKGRYWAESRTCQNAVTNHGNSFRFYEIGFRCCKGVEPG, from the coding sequence ATGAAGCGCGGCGCTTGCTGGACCGTGGTCGTGTGCGCCGCGGCGCTCGCACCCTGGGCCTGTAGCGGCGACGACGGCGACTCAGGGAGTGCTGGCGGCGGAGCGGCGGGTCACGACGCTGGTGGCAGCGAGGTGTCGGATCAGCAAGCGGAAGAGGCCGCCCCGCCGGGTGACGCAACGGACTCTTCTGCCGTGAGTGATGCCCCCACCGAAGCCGAGGCAGAGGCTGCCAGCGCCTGCCCTGCGGACATGCAGCTCGTCGAAGATTATTGCGTCGATCGCTTCGAGGCTCCGAACGTGGTCGGAGCGTTGCCCTTGGTCATGTACACGTTCACCGAGAGTGAGGCCTGGTGTCAGGCTCGGGGCAAACGCCTGTGTTTCGACGACGAGTGGACGCGTAGCTGTGCGGGACCGAGCGGTGCCAAATACCCCTACGGGGACGCGCACCAGCCCGGAACGTGCAATGACGAGGAGAGCTGGAAGCTCTACGATCAGTCCAAGCTCAACGGCTGGCCGTGGAGCGTCTCGAAGCCGAACATCGAGACGTTGACTCAGCTCCTGGATGCCGCTCGGGCGATCTCGCCCTCGGCGAAGATCGCGGCTGATCACGTAGAGACGTTGTACCAGGCGGAGCCGAGCGGTTCGAACGGAGCCTGCGCGGGTCCGGACGCGGTCTTCGATCTCTGCGGCAACGTGGAGGAGTGGACGCGGCGCCGGGATGGCGGTTCGGGTCCGGAGCTCTCCGGCTCGCTCAAGGGTCGTTACTGGGCGGAGTCGCGCACGTGCCAAAACGCCGTGACCAACCACGGAAACAGCTTCCGTTTCTACGAGATCGGGTTTCGCTGCTGCAAGGGCGTCGAGCCGGGTTAA
- the treZ gene encoding malto-oligosyltrehalose trehalohydrolase — protein MRTLEVWAPLAERADVVVGEVKIPMHADGDGWHRATDARFAPGVDYWFSLDGGAHTPDPRSREQPAGPHGPSRIVDLGSFPWTDAGFSAPPLGSGAVYELHLGTFSPQGTFEGAAERLTHLVNLGVTHVSLMPVADFPGQRGWGYDGVGLWAVHRAYGGPQGLMRFVDACHARGLGVLLDVVYNHLGPDGNYLGRFAPYFTDEYRTPWGQAVNLDGAGSDEVRRFFCDNACAWLTDYHVDGLRLDAVHAYYDRSALHFLEELRQRVAERATELGRRLVLVAESDLNDPRLLWPDARGGYGLDAQWSDDLHHALHAWLSGERAGYYVDFGEVEHVAEALAHAFVYRGQKSVSRGRRHGRSADGLGADRFFAYAQTHDQIGNRALGERLVALAGHERAKIAAGLVLTSPFVPMVFQGEEWAASTPFLYFTDHTDLELGQAVSKGRRQEFAAFGWPEADVPDPQSEETFVRSRLVWTELDREPHRAMLDWHKCLLALRQERSDLRNPDLGSVRVSVGEALRIERERTTIVASLSPSRTSLRAGKRGVLLASQPNVTLSDGVLQMPGDSLAVIDGGYA, from the coding sequence ATGAGGACGCTGGAAGTCTGGGCACCGCTCGCCGAGCGCGCCGACGTCGTCGTCGGCGAGGTGAAGATCCCCATGCACGCCGATGGCGACGGTTGGCATCGCGCAACCGACGCCCGCTTCGCGCCCGGCGTGGACTACTGGTTCTCGTTGGACGGCGGCGCGCACACGCCCGATCCACGCAGCCGCGAGCAGCCCGCGGGACCGCACGGGCCGTCGCGCATCGTGGACCTCGGGAGTTTCCCCTGGACCGACGCGGGTTTTTCGGCGCCGCCTCTGGGAAGCGGCGCGGTGTACGAGCTACACCTGGGCACCTTTTCGCCCCAGGGCACCTTCGAAGGTGCAGCCGAGCGACTGACTCATCTCGTGAACCTGGGCGTGACGCACGTCAGCCTGATGCCGGTAGCTGATTTCCCGGGGCAGCGCGGCTGGGGCTACGACGGGGTCGGACTCTGGGCGGTTCATCGCGCGTACGGTGGGCCCCAAGGCCTGATGCGCTTCGTGGACGCCTGTCACGCTCGCGGCCTGGGAGTGTTGCTCGACGTCGTCTACAACCACCTCGGACCCGACGGGAACTATCTCGGGCGTTTTGCTCCGTACTTCACCGACGAATATCGGACGCCCTGGGGGCAAGCCGTGAACCTCGACGGAGCAGGCAGCGACGAGGTGCGGCGCTTCTTCTGCGACAACGCCTGCGCCTGGCTCACCGACTATCACGTCGACGGATTGCGCCTCGACGCAGTGCACGCTTATTACGACCGCTCGGCGCTGCACTTCCTGGAGGAGCTGCGTCAGCGAGTCGCCGAGCGCGCAACCGAGCTCGGTCGCCGGCTGGTGCTGGTGGCAGAGAGCGACCTCAACGATCCCCGACTCTTGTGGCCAGACGCGCGCGGGGGCTACGGCCTCGACGCGCAGTGGAGCGACGATCTGCACCACGCCCTGCATGCATGGCTCAGCGGCGAGCGCGCCGGCTACTACGTGGACTTTGGTGAGGTCGAACACGTCGCCGAGGCGCTCGCGCACGCCTTCGTGTACCGCGGCCAGAAGAGCGTGTCGCGCGGCCGACGCCACGGGCGTTCAGCGGATGGGCTCGGGGCCGATCGGTTTTTCGCCTACGCCCAGACCCACGATCAGATCGGCAATCGCGCCCTGGGTGAGCGGCTGGTCGCCCTAGCCGGGCACGAGCGCGCCAAGATCGCCGCCGGCCTGGTGTTGACGTCACCCTTCGTGCCGATGGTGTTTCAGGGCGAAGAGTGGGCCGCGTCGACCCCGTTTCTGTACTTCACCGACCACACGGATCTCGAGCTCGGTCAGGCAGTGAGCAAGGGCCGCAGGCAGGAGTTCGCGGCTTTCGGTTGGCCCGAGGCCGACGTCCCGGACCCGCAGAGCGAGGAGACCTTCGTCCGATCCCGCCTGGTCTGGACGGAGCTCGACCGAGAGCCCCATCGTGCGATGCTCGACTGGCACAAGTGCCTGCTCGCTCTTCGGCAGGAGCGCTCGGATCTTCGTAACCCGGACCTCGGCTCCGTGCGGGTCAGCGTCGGAGAGGCGCTGCGAATCGAGCGCGAACGCACGACCATCGTGGCCAGCCTCTCGCCCTCTCGGACCTCGCTCCGTGCCGGCAAGCGCGGGGTATTGCTCGCCTCTCAGCCGAACGTGACGCTGTCGGATGGGGTGCTGCAAATGCCCGGCGATTCCCTGGCCGTGATCGACGGAGGCTACGCTTGA
- a CDS encoding serine/threonine protein kinase yields MDGNDSTHPLIGRVLGNSYRIVRCMAEGGMASVFEAEHVRLKRPIAVKVIAQHLAGDADAALRFQREAETISQLHHPNIVQVTDFDATPEGELYLVMELLQGESLATLLAREGTLEFNQVVLIVWQIASALAEAHAKGLIHRDLTPANVFITTRPGQPLFVKLLDFGISRAVVGGRKITRQFEVVGTAQFMAPEQAIGGEIGTAVDQFALACVVYRSLTGKLPFVGKSPTETLQSVAFSHPVPLRQLRPTLPAGIDAVMARAMSKSAAERYPHVSDFAVALTRAADANMEVSFSSAPPPLVNTAGAQPLAIALLDPLRPVGGDAVTMRHMPEPSMLAESVAAAERALLQGDIGAARGLCAVAESHADMGAGGELAQRLEAVYEGLLGGTERAVKVVEDTKDGLSPRQAFLLSRIESGSVVEDLLDISHLPRRETLSLLVALTDAGHIRLS; encoded by the coding sequence ATGGACGGCAATGACTCGACGCATCCGCTGATCGGGCGCGTGCTGGGCAACAGCTACCGCATCGTCCGTTGCATGGCAGAGGGTGGCATGGCCAGTGTGTTCGAGGCCGAGCACGTGCGGCTGAAACGGCCGATTGCGGTCAAGGTCATCGCGCAGCACCTTGCGGGAGACGCCGATGCCGCACTGCGGTTCCAGCGTGAGGCGGAGACCATCAGTCAGCTCCACCACCCCAACATCGTCCAAGTCACGGATTTCGACGCTACCCCGGAGGGAGAGCTCTACCTGGTAATGGAGCTCTTGCAGGGCGAGAGCCTCGCCACGCTCCTCGCTCGAGAAGGCACGCTGGAGTTCAACCAGGTCGTGTTGATCGTCTGGCAGATCGCCTCTGCGCTCGCCGAAGCTCACGCGAAGGGTCTGATCCACCGGGACCTGACGCCGGCGAACGTGTTCATCACGACCCGGCCGGGTCAGCCACTGTTCGTCAAGCTGCTCGACTTCGGCATCAGCCGCGCGGTGGTGGGCGGGCGCAAGATCACCCGACAGTTCGAGGTCGTTGGCACAGCGCAGTTCATGGCGCCCGAGCAGGCCATCGGGGGTGAGATCGGCACGGCCGTCGATCAGTTTGCGCTTGCGTGTGTCGTCTACCGTTCGCTCACCGGCAAGCTCCCGTTCGTGGGAAAGAGCCCCACGGAGACGCTCCAGTCGGTGGCTTTCTCACACCCTGTCCCGCTGCGCCAGCTCCGGCCGACTCTGCCGGCTGGCATCGACGCCGTGATGGCGCGCGCGATGTCGAAGAGCGCCGCGGAGCGCTACCCCCACGTGAGTGACTTCGCCGTCGCGCTCACCCGTGCTGCTGACGCAAACATGGAAGTGAGCTTCAGCAGCGCACCACCCCCGCTCGTGAACACGGCGGGGGCGCAGCCGCTGGCCATTGCGCTGCTCGATCCGCTTCGACCCGTTGGAGGCGACGCGGTGACCATGCGCCATATGCCAGAGCCGTCGATGCTCGCGGAGTCTGTGGCTGCCGCGGAGCGCGCGCTCTTGCAAGGGGACATTGGGGCTGCGCGTGGTTTGTGTGCGGTGGCCGAGTCCCACGCCGACATGGGTGCGGGGGGTGAGCTCGCGCAGCGCTTGGAGGCGGTCTACGAGGGACTGCTCGGCGGTACGGAGCGGGCGGTCAAGGTCGTCGAGGACACCAAGGACGGACTCAGTCCGCGACAAGCCTTCCTGTTGTCCCGCATCGAGAGCGGCTCGGTGGTGGAAGACCTGCTGGACATTTCGCACTTGCCGCGGCGCGAGACGCTCAGCCTGCTCGTCGCGCTGACCGACGCCGGCCACATTCGGCTCAGCTGA